The Niastella koreensis GR20-10 genome includes a window with the following:
- a CDS encoding DUF4907 domain-containing protein, producing the protein MKVFLHCFYFTCVTMLNPALAEQSGLLHLPEIQTAFIHTPPGIPCQYKITKDPGNGYGYDIYVNGKLFVHQPFVPGLSGVKGFSRKSDARKVAILVVKKINLGIMPPTIKREELDSLKIKY; encoded by the coding sequence ATGAAAGTTTTTTTACACTGCTTTTATTTTACCTGCGTCACTATGCTTAATCCGGCTTTGGCCGAACAAAGCGGGTTGTTACATCTCCCGGAAATACAAACCGCGTTCATACATACCCCTCCGGGAATACCTTGCCAATATAAGATAACCAAAGATCCCGGTAACGGCTATGGGTATGATATCTATGTAAATGGAAAATTGTTCGTTCATCAGCCCTTTGTGCCCGGTTTATCGGGGGTGAAAGGATTTTCGCGAAAATCGGATGCCCGGAAGGTTGCTATACTGGTCGTTAAAAAAATAAACCTGGGCATAATGCCGCCTACCATTAAACGCGAAGAACTGGATAGTTTAAAGATCAAATACTAA
- a CDS encoding GNAT family N-acetyltransferase has protein sequence MLNKTFTPFPILTTERLTLRQPVINDEQEIFTLRSDSEINKYLDRQISNTIEDARNFINKVNENTNKNNSIYWAITLGNTNKLVGTVCLFGFSAENDKCEIGYELLTNFQGKGIMKEAVEKVIDYAFNTIKLEKIEALSHRDNMHSIKLLEKCSFKTSDEPAEPDTDLIGYYLTNSIRN, from the coding sequence ATGTTAAATAAAACCTTCACGCCTTTTCCAATTTTGACAACGGAAAGACTTACACTCAGACAACCGGTAATTAATGACGAACAGGAAATTTTCACTCTACGTTCTGACAGCGAGATAAATAAATATCTTGACAGACAGATAAGCAATACTATAGAAGATGCAAGAAATTTCATAAATAAGGTTAATGAGAACACTAATAAAAATAACTCTATTTACTGGGCAATAACTTTAGGCAACACGAACAAATTAGTTGGAACAGTTTGTTTATTTGGTTTTTCTGCAGAAAATGATAAATGTGAAATAGGTTATGAACTTCTGACAAACTTTCAAGGAAAAGGAATAATGAAGGAAGCTGTAGAAAAAGTTATTGACTATGCCTTCAATACAATTAAGCTTGAAAAAATAGAAGCGCTCTCTCACCGAGATAATATGCATTCCATAAAGTTGTTGGAGAAATGCTCGTTTAAGACTTCTGATGAACCTGCCGAGCCAGATACTGATTTAATAGGCTACTATTTGACAAATTCAATCAGAAATTAA
- a CDS encoding Type 1 glutamine amidotransferase-like domain-containing protein — protein sequence MKLLLTSNGVSNNSINNALLDLLGKPIAECNALFIPTAIYPHPNGANMAWQAICGKTKSRFCQLGWKSLGVLELTALPSIKKEIWIQDIQAADALLVWGGNVLYLSYWMQQSGLADLLPSLLHKIVYMGMSAGSMVVSTTIGETYSTYPGGSMNALTSENIVFSTPQGEISKFFFTAQGAGLVDFALIPHFENENFPDTSRANAEKWAAKLPIPVYAIDDQTAIKVVDNTIEVISEGRWKLFNF from the coding sequence ATGAAGCTTCTTCTCACTTCCAACGGCGTCAGCAACAATAGCATAAACAATGCGTTGCTTGACCTTTTGGGAAAACCTATCGCCGAATGTAATGCGCTGTTCATTCCAACAGCGATCTATCCTCATCCTAATGGTGCTAATATGGCATGGCAGGCCATCTGTGGAAAAACTAAATCCCGGTTCTGCCAGTTGGGGTGGAAATCTTTAGGAGTGCTGGAGCTTACGGCGCTTCCCTCTATTAAAAAAGAAATTTGGATCCAGGACATCCAGGCTGCTGATGCACTGCTGGTTTGGGGTGGTAATGTCTTGTATCTATCGTACTGGATGCAGCAATCCGGACTGGCGGATCTATTACCATCACTATTACACAAAATAGTCTATATGGGAATGAGCGCTGGAAGCATGGTTGTAAGCACCACTATCGGTGAGACTTATAGTACATACCCCGGCGGAAGTATGAATGCGCTAACATCGGAGAATATCGTATTCTCCACACCCCAGGGAGAAATAAGCAAGTTCTTCTTTACGGCTCAGGGAGCGGGACTGGTTGACTTTGCATTGATTCCACACTTTGAGAATGAGAATTTCCCGGACACCTCCAGGGCTAATGCGGAAAAATGGGCGGCAAAGTTACCAATACCAGTGTACGCCATTGACGATCAAACCGCGATCAAAGTGGTCGACAACACTATTGAAGTCATCTCAGAGGGCCGCTGGAAACTGTTTAATTTCTGA
- a CDS encoding PepSY-associated TM helix domain-containing protein: MNWLTWYRKTAMLMRWLHIYLSMISFAVVFFFAITGLTLNHADKFVNKVRTIEEKGKMNKLWVNNPDTLKIARLEIVEYLRKNNSISAPVSDFRIDETQIGVSFKGPGYAADAFIDRETGNYDLTKTSAGFVGVINDLHKGRDTGAAWSTFIDICAILLTLVSFTGMLLLLFLKKRRASGLMVAVFGLLLGYFVYMIWIK; this comes from the coding sequence ATGAATTGGCTCACCTGGTACCGTAAAACGGCTATGTTAATGCGCTGGCTTCACATCTACCTGTCGATGATAAGCTTTGCTGTTGTTTTTTTCTTTGCTATAACCGGCTTAACATTAAACCATGCGGATAAGTTCGTGAATAAGGTCCGTACCATTGAAGAGAAAGGAAAGATGAACAAGCTATGGGTCAACAATCCGGATACCCTGAAAATAGCCAGGCTGGAAATAGTTGAATACCTCAGAAAGAATAATAGCATCAGCGCGCCAGTGAGCGATTTCAGGATCGATGAAACGCAGATTGGGGTTTCATTTAAGGGACCCGGTTATGCGGCCGATGCTTTTATTGACCGGGAAACAGGTAATTACGATCTTACAAAAACCAGTGCCGGTTTTGTGGGCGTCATCAATGACCTGCACAAAGGGCGGGACACAGGCGCAGCCTGGTCGACATTTATAGATATTTGCGCCATCCTGCTTACACTTGTTTCTTTTACCGGAATGTTGCTGCTGTTATTCCTGAAGAAGCGACGTGCGAGTGGCTTAATGGTAGCAGTGTTCGGGTTGCTGCTTGGCTACTTCGTGTACATGATCTGGATCAAATAG
- a CDS encoding DUF2271 domain-containing protein, which yields MKKMFSGSVCSYCLAGILLLTCTIAYAAAPPKKGKALHTYLSQYENVLGTSMELKVSTYTQVRATEAEKTALAEIKKLSEILSAYDKESEFSKWQKTCGQPVPVSNELFEVMQLFDVWRNRTGGALDASAEIVTRLWKKAASTNRVPTQQELNNAVAEIKQTHWVLNPKTRTATHLDNAPLMLNSFVKSYIIKHAVNEAMKPGDVKAVVLNIGGDIVVSGDVTENVLVKDPKADAENEAPIASLRISDKAVATSGNYRRGELIGGHWYSHIVDPRTGLPADDIISATVVAPDAADAGALATAFNVMSLPESVQLASTMPGVEYLIVTRDGKQQTSKGWGSLKAAYKENGIVGNLNTKTGNREAGGNSFEMIINLEINTQKEGFAKRPYLAVWIEDTMHSPVRTVSIWHGSDRYMPELKSWYLKYRTIYNSDMNFKSSTSSATRSAGKYTLKWDGKDDKGNYVKPGKYIVKIEAAREHGTHQLMRQEIDCDNTPKQINLPGNIEISSVSLDYHKN from the coding sequence ATGAAAAAAATGTTCTCCGGAAGCGTATGCAGCTATTGTTTAGCTGGGATATTGCTATTAACATGTACAATCGCTTACGCAGCTGCGCCCCCTAAAAAGGGAAAAGCCCTGCATACCTATTTGTCGCAGTATGAAAATGTGCTTGGTACCTCCATGGAGCTCAAAGTTTCGACCTACACACAAGTGCGTGCTACTGAAGCTGAAAAAACTGCACTTGCCGAGATCAAAAAGTTATCTGAAATCCTGAGTGCCTACGATAAGGAAAGTGAGTTTAGCAAATGGCAAAAAACATGCGGGCAGCCGGTACCTGTTTCCAATGAGCTATTTGAAGTAATGCAGTTATTCGATGTTTGGCGTAACCGCACGGGTGGGGCATTGGATGCATCTGCCGAAATTGTGACACGGCTGTGGAAGAAAGCAGCTTCAACAAATCGTGTGCCCACGCAACAGGAATTGAATAACGCCGTGGCCGAGATAAAACAAACCCATTGGGTATTGAATCCAAAAACACGAACTGCTACGCACCTTGATAATGCCCCACTAATGCTAAATTCATTTGTGAAGAGCTATATTATCAAACACGCAGTAAATGAGGCAATGAAACCTGGCGATGTAAAGGCAGTAGTGCTGAATATCGGGGGAGATATAGTAGTGTCTGGCGACGTAACTGAAAACGTTCTTGTAAAGGACCCCAAAGCAGATGCAGAAAATGAAGCCCCTATAGCTTCGTTACGGATCTCTGATAAGGCGGTGGCTACGAGCGGCAACTACCGCAGGGGAGAATTGATCGGTGGTCATTGGTATTCACACATTGTGGACCCCCGCACCGGTCTTCCCGCCGATGATATTATCAGTGCCACTGTGGTGGCGCCTGATGCTGCAGATGCCGGCGCGCTGGCCACTGCTTTTAATGTAATGTCGTTACCTGAGAGCGTTCAGCTGGCCTCTACGATGCCGGGAGTGGAGTACCTCATCGTAACCAGGGATGGTAAACAGCAAACAAGCAAAGGTTGGGGCAGCCTGAAGGCAGCATATAAAGAAAATGGCATAGTTGGGAATTTGAACACTAAAACCGGAAACCGGGAGGCGGGAGGGAATAGTTTTGAGATGATCATCAATCTTGAGATCAATACGCAAAAAGAAGGTTTCGCCAAAAGACCGTACCTGGCAGTATGGATAGAAGACACCATGCATTCACCTGTAAGAACAGTATCTATATGGCACGGCAGCGACCGTTATATGCCGGAGCTCAAATCGTGGTATCTTAAATATAGAACCATCTATAATTCAGACATGAATTTTAAGAGTTCGACATCAAGCGCCACACGTTCTGCCGGGAAATATACGCTTAAATGGGATGGCAAAGATGACAAAGGAAATTATGTAAAACCCGGAAAATACATTGTGAAAATTGAAGCCGCCCGTGAACATGGCACGCACCAACTGATGCGTCAGGAGATTGACTGCGATAACACACCAAAGCAGATCAATCTGCCAGGAAATATTGAAATTTCTTCAGTCTCCCTGGATTATCATAAAAATTAA
- the hpf gene encoding ribosome hibernation-promoting factor, HPF/YfiA family: MNLHIESPHKNGEPIPETLVQKRFEHFDKLYDRIEYCNVVLYKEKNDVNTSFFIEAAMKVPRNTLFSSNRAGSFEQALDKVVNDLESQLRRHKDKLRENR; the protein is encoded by the coding sequence ATGAATTTACATATAGAATCGCCGCATAAAAATGGCGAACCAATTCCAGAAACACTTGTTCAAAAGAGATTTGAACATTTTGATAAACTGTACGACCGTATTGAATACTGCAACGTTGTACTTTACAAAGAAAAAAACGATGTCAATACATCTTTCTTTATAGAAGCAGCTATGAAAGTACCAAGAAACACCTTGTTTTCCAGCAACAGGGCCGGGTCTTTTGAGCAGGCTCTCGACAAAGTTGTCAATGATCTTGAAAGCCAGTTACGCAGACATAAAGATAAACTCAGGGAAAACCGGTGA
- a CDS encoding AI-2E family transporter yields MENNLNNTWSVLKPLQMVLLGAILLYFGSTLFIPLCYGFLIAMVLYPVCKWLEQHRWPRSLAISAGLLIVFIIFGIIISLLVIEINVLRKELPELLNKAKPSLLQLQHWITSAMGVSVVAQNEWWQQLLHNLSGNTSTILQSIFTATAGGLFTLFLVPVYAALFLYNRETFVRFLTKLTGANHRQQLQIILGETINTYFHFIKGMILVYLIVGILNSIGLLALGIPHAILFGMLTAIMTIIPYVGIFISALLPISIAWITKDSIWYPLGVVAVFSFVQYLEANIIFPKVVATQLKISTWATLVAIVAGGILWGVSGMILFIPFIGILKIVTEHIPQWAALDILLGRTENAKKAINGEKNPALLNKKIQQAVK; encoded by the coding sequence ATGGAAAACAATCTCAACAACACCTGGTCTGTCTTAAAGCCTCTGCAGATGGTCCTGTTGGGGGCTATTCTGCTGTATTTTGGCAGCACCCTTTTTATACCCCTCTGCTACGGGTTCCTGATAGCGATGGTGCTTTATCCGGTTTGTAAATGGCTCGAACAGCACCGGTGGCCACGTAGCCTGGCCATTTCGGCAGGACTGCTGATCGTATTTATAATATTTGGCATAATCATCAGTTTACTGGTCATCGAGATCAACGTATTAAGGAAAGAATTGCCTGAATTATTAAATAAAGCAAAACCGTCTCTTTTACAATTGCAACACTGGATAACCTCTGCCATGGGTGTGTCTGTGGTTGCTCAAAATGAATGGTGGCAACAGTTGTTACATAATTTATCCGGCAACACAAGCACTATTTTGCAATCAATTTTCACTGCAACAGCCGGCGGACTGTTTACCTTATTCCTGGTGCCCGTGTATGCTGCCCTGTTTTTATACAACCGCGAAACATTTGTAAGGTTCCTTACCAAACTCACCGGCGCCAACCACCGGCAACAATTGCAAATTATTTTAGGCGAAACTATTAATACGTATTTTCATTTTATAAAAGGGATGATCCTGGTTTACCTGATCGTAGGCATCCTGAACAGCATTGGCCTGCTGGCGTTGGGCATTCCCCATGCCATTCTCTTTGGCATGCTTACAGCCATCATGACCATCATCCCCTATGTAGGCATTTTCATCAGTGCATTATTGCCCATTTCTATTGCCTGGATAACAAAGGACTCAATCTGGTACCCACTGGGTGTGGTAGCCGTATTTTCATTTGTACAATACCTGGAGGCTAATATCATATTTCCCAAAGTAGTGGCCACCCAGTTAAAAATAAGTACCTGGGCTACCCTGGTGGCCATTGTGGCAGGTGGCATTTTATGGGGGGTATCGGGTATGATCCTGTTCATTCCCTTTATAGGCATTCTTAAAATAGTAACGGAACACATCCCGCAATGGGCAGCGCTCGATATTTTACTGGGGCGTACAGAAAACGCAAAAAAAGCTATCAACGGCGAAAAAAATCCGGCCCTGTTAAATAAGAAAATACAGCAGGCAGTCAAATAA
- a CDS encoding lysylphosphatidylglycerol synthase transmembrane domain-containing protein yields the protein MNKAKTAGTANSGQYKKAKTWSLLLFAMFLIIATILVIIYFPEIKKELALLKKVKPFWLFTALLGQLLTYVFTAIVYLALLKVYKLPQLPHITALFKAAIISLFFNQTLPSAGISGNTYFFQFLARYRISKNKIISLILGELLIFYAAMETIIVTLLIICLFTYRVQHAFTSTLTAGMIVYLVFACMVVLAGKNNMLHRLYAKAMKLRLIRKISNCLAGKMPVELLPAKEIQLREIVKHHKPDLAKAFFFQFLVVAADGFTLYVIFLGLGLQVSPFIILIAFICTKIISILPFLPGALVLYESSLSFFLSSTGIPVGAAIIATLVYRLLSFWLPMPVGAFLYRKWIISHPPADHDYTGY from the coding sequence ATGAATAAGGCAAAAACAGCCGGGACGGCCAACAGCGGCCAATATAAAAAAGCAAAGACCTGGTCGTTGCTGCTTTTCGCCATGTTTCTGATTATAGCTACTATTCTTGTAATTATATATTTCCCTGAAATAAAGAAAGAACTGGCTCTGCTTAAAAAAGTAAAACCATTCTGGCTGTTTACAGCCTTGCTGGGCCAGCTATTGACCTATGTATTTACGGCGATTGTATACCTGGCCTTACTTAAGGTTTATAAGCTGCCGCAATTACCGCATATTACAGCCTTGTTCAAAGCCGCTATTATTTCCCTGTTCTTTAATCAAACCCTGCCAAGTGCAGGCATCAGCGGCAATACTTATTTCTTTCAGTTCCTGGCAAGGTATCGCATCTCAAAAAACAAGATCATTTCATTGATCCTCGGAGAATTGTTGATCTTTTACGCGGCCATGGAAACGATCATAGTTACCCTGCTAATCATCTGCCTGTTTACTTACAGGGTGCAGCACGCCTTTACAAGCACATTAACGGCAGGCATGATCGTTTACCTGGTTTTCGCCTGCATGGTTGTACTGGCGGGGAAAAATAACATGCTGCATCGCCTGTATGCAAAAGCTATGAAATTAAGGTTGATCAGAAAAATAAGTAACTGCCTTGCCGGTAAGATGCCAGTGGAATTGTTGCCGGCAAAAGAAATTCAGCTGCGTGAAATTGTGAAACACCATAAACCAGACCTGGCAAAAGCTTTCTTTTTTCAATTCCTGGTGGTTGCGGCAGACGGGTTTACCTTATATGTCATATTCCTGGGATTAGGCCTGCAGGTTTCGCCGTTTATTATCCTGATTGCTTTTATCTGTACAAAGATCATTTCCATTCTGCCTTTTTTGCCGGGAGCGCTTGTATTGTATGAAAGCAGCTTGAGCTTCTTTTTGAGCAGTACAGGCATTCCGGTAGGAGCCGCCATTATCGCCACACTCGTGTACCGGCTTCTCTCGTTTTGGCTGCCTATGCCGGTTGGCGCTTTTCTTTACAGGAAATGGATCATAAGCCATCCACCGGCTGACCATGATTATACCGGCTACTGA